Below is a genomic region from bacterium.
TATCTCGAAGAGTTGGAGTCGAGCAACTAGTGGCCCGTCCGCACATCGCCATTCCACAGGCAGGCTGCTGATGGCCGACGCACGGATCCAGGGTTACGCCGCAGCCATCTTCGAGCTGGCCCGCGGCGAGGGTGTCCTGGAGCGGGTCGAGAACGAACTGTTCCTGGTGGCCCGGGCGCTGGAGGGTTCCGAGGACCTGAGGGAGGCGCTCAGCGACCCTCGCCTGCCCATGGAACGCAAGCAGGCGGTGATCGATGATCTCCTGGCTGCCCGCGCCCACCGCCTTACCGTCGCCTTCGTGAGCTTCGCGGTGGGGCTGGGTCGGGGCGAGGACCTGATGGCGATCGCTGACCAGTTCACGGCCCGCTCGGCCGAGGCGCGCGATCGGGCCGTCGCGGAGGTGCGGAGCGCCATCCCGCTGGATGAGGAAACCGTCGATCGTCTGGCCCGGGCCCTGGCCGAGCGGATCGGTAATCAAGTGGAGGTTCGGGTGGTGGTGGACGAGTCGGTTCTCGGTGGTCTGGTGGCCCGGGTGGGTGACACCGTGATCGACGGCTCCGTCCGCAAGCGTCTGGAACGGCTACGCGAAGCGGTGGCCGGATGACCGGACCCGCCCCCTACGCAACGTCAACCGAGATTCAGGAGTGGAGTGTTTGATGGCTCAACTGACCATTAGTCCCGATGACATAACCGCCGCGCTCCGGGAGCACGTGGAGAGCTGGTCACCCAGCCTCGAGCAGGAGACAGTCGGTTACGTGACCTCGGTCGCCGACGGTGTGGCCCGGGTCTCCGGACTCCCCAACGCGGCCGCCTCGGAGCTGATGGAGTTCC
It encodes:
- the atpH gene encoding ATP synthase F1 subunit delta yields the protein MADARIQGYAAAIFELARGEGVLERVENELFLVARALEGSEDLREALSDPRLPMERKQAVIDDLLAARAHRLTVAFVSFAVGLGRGEDLMAIADQFTARSAEARDRAVAEVRSAIPLDEETVDRLARALAERIGNQVEVRVVVDESVLGGLVARVGDTVIDGSVRKRLERLREAVAG